From the Hippocampus zosterae strain Florida chromosome 13, ASM2543408v3, whole genome shotgun sequence genome, the window TTTCGTCGATCTGACTAAATTGTCCAGCCCAAATTCGTAGTTATGAATTCATAATGTTGAGTAAATTTGGGAAAGTTACTCCTGCTCATGGACTGTGATTTGGGAATCCGTGCATTGCTCTGTCAGAagaaaaatcatattttgtCCAGCCACAATGCACCAGTCCAGTCACTCATCTGTCCCAGGTGTGTGATCTGCATGATGGACTTTGAGTACGGTGACCCCATCCGGTTCCTGCCGTGCCTGCACATCTACCACTTGGACTGCATCGACACCTGGCTCATGCGCTCCTTTACCTGCCCGTCCTGCATGGAGCCCGTGGACGCCGCGCTGCTCGCCACTTACGAAGCCAACTGAGCCCCGCCCACAAGTAATCCCCAGGCTTGGTTCCAAGTAACTGTCCCTTGTTAGGCCAATTTGTCCAAGCTGCTGTGCACAGGTAGCCCAGGCCGTGCGTCTTTGTGCTCATGTTCTTGAATTGCTTACATGCATAGAAATTGTACATTACAGTAATTGCTTGGATCTGATTGGTCGTAAAAcctttgatgttttttgtttgtttgtttgtttccaacgGGGCAGTGTGCCAATTTGAACTAGAAGAAAGAAGACTACATGTAGCAACACATTTTCCTAGAAATAATTTCACTTTAAGATAGCCTCAAAAATGtatgatatttatattttaggTTTAATTATACGGCAGTGAGGTGACCCCAATGTCACTGAACTGTCTTTGAAATGTGCAATACGAAACCTGAACAGAAAGACTGCAGGTACAGTAGTCATGATTTAAGATTCAAGAGGAAGAGAGTTTTTCCTTATCCCCGCAGGATTAATTACTTCATGGATTATTAATGCGATAATAGAAAAGTTTTGGAATCACTTACACGTGCATGAAGTGTGCcgaaatacttttttctttagAACATGCAGACCATCCCATGACTGTGTCATTATCacagtaaaataataatgataataataatttggcaccatttcattgtttcaatatatgaaaggggtgtccaaaaaaacaattcaaagcaCAATTCTAATTATattcttgtaattttttttagaatgtaaTTAGTTACTTTTTCTCTTAATATCACATTTTTCTCATAATTTGTTTTCTGGCAAtgtctgtcatgcccccccccccctcaaaatagaaatttcttttttaacttaATGTGACTTATTTCTGAATATTCCAATTTCATTGTCACAAcattacaactttattcttcCCAGTTCGTTTCAGTGTGGCCCTAGTACTTCtttttacaaaattaattgggtgGGTTAGTTTGTattgcaaatattttgttgttcttttttttttatataaatctTCACATGTAGTTTTCTTATAGAGGGCTATGAGTTAAGGAATATGCTCCTTTTTTAATGATGTTTGACTGTTTAGTTGATGGCCTTTATACTGCAAGTGATGCATTTCCACCAAGCTCTTGTTTGTATGCTTGTTGCCAGCAGTAGAGTTGAATGTATCTATCAGCAACTAACAAGTGTCGTTTTCAATTAGCCCAGCTGCTGTGCCTTGTAAGGTTGAAGGAAGTGAAGTACAATCATGTCGACGGTGTTCTTCCAATTTGTAGTCGTCCACTAGGGAGAGCCAGACACCAGCACACTTGTCATATGCGTCACTGttaggtttttgttttctttcccacCCCGCTGCTGCTCAGTCATCTGCGTTAAGTTATGTGCAATCCACGAATGTGTAGGAAAAGTTATCTAACCATCATTAAAGCATAGAATATGTTTCAAACCAATGTACCGTCGTCTTGCTGGTGTTTTGTTTGCGACAGCACGGCGTGGTCGTGGTTAGCGCATCTGCCTCAGTTTTGAGCTTTCCAGTAACCTTGGACTCAAGTTTCCTTTGTGGACTTGGCATGTTCTCCTGTGCTACTttggcttttctccaggtactccagtttactcccatattccaaaaacatgctaggGTCAAGAAAGGTCTTGAATACTTACTTAGCAACAACTTTGCTAGTTTTAGCGACGTTCACACTTCCCAAGCAATTGTTTTCCCTACAAAACACATAGCGACAAATTTAAATTGACCAACCACTCTTTGAAGCAGTTAAAGATGTTCAATACAATAAATTGGTACTGAAACTGAAGGCACTGTGGTCAACGGGTTAGCATGTCAGCCTCAGAGTGCacagatgcagggttcgattccggctctggccttcttgtgtgaagtttgcatgtcctccccgtgcttgcgtgggttttctccggacactccggtttcctcctacagtacattccaaaaacatgcatggcaaattAACCAAATACcggtactctaaattgtccctatgagtgtgagtgcagatggttgttcgactGTGtacgccttaaaaaaaaagacactttgaacAGTAGCCAACAAAAAACGACTCACAAAAGCAAATAatgcacaacaaaacattttattacgATGAAAAAGGTCAACTTTGAATAAAACACATCATCAGAAAATACAGTTACAATTGAACATACAAGTGCCTTTGTGTATTATTGAATTATATGTACAATTATATTACAGTAAAATAGTATCAATTCAAAGAAACCAAAACTGAATTGAATCTGGAAGTGGTCTCAGTTCAGTTTCAAATCTTTAACCTGTgcaataaaaagaaatgaatactCTCTCTGGATTCACTTGCTTTCCACTGCATTCGGCCCATTAAAACCTGAAGTGCACGTGGAAGTGAAATAAGTTATGCCGCTGCAATGTGAATGCAAAAAGAAATTTCGTTTCCAAGTCCACTTGTAACTGTTCTTCTTAGTCTCTCTTACCCACAAAAACTAATTCAGCAATGAGTCTATTCAGCAATGAGTCTCAGACCACTTCTGAAAAGGTGATGTGTTGTCAACATCACCTGGCTTGCCGGCAGGTAAATTAATGGTGATGTTCACATAAAGTGGAAGAGCGAAATCAGTCTTGCTCATGACCTCCCCAAGACAGCGCTCAAAGAATTTGggtaacatttttttccactgaacCATTTTGAAACTCCAAACGGAGTCGAGTGCTGTCGTTTTTGGGCAATTTGTTCACATGACAACAGTGTTCCGAGTGTGAAAACGCAAACTTTTAGAAACGTCAAACGCCAGTGTGAAGGCTTCGCTGTACAATGGAAAATGCCTGAACAATGAGAAAGGACGTCGCAATATAAACTATGACGGTAGATCTTAACACCATTGTAGCGTTGACGTCAAACGTGTCACTTCACGCACATtagcaaaatgattttttgttgaGACGCATGACTAAAAGCAGTTGGTGACCATTTGCATCGTGTTTCTTTACAAAGCGACATCGCCAACTACTGGCCAGTCATGTTGTCATTCATTTTTGCTGGTGTGTGCGaacattccaaaaccaaaacCGTTTTAATGAAGTCATGGTTATGTGCACCCTCAGGTGACTCACATAATATGCACAACGCCCTACGACATACAGATTCCCATGGTGACAACAGCCACCAGGATTCCGAGGAGCATCCTGAAGAGAGGAGCGCCCATCACGGAGCTTTGTAGAGCAGAGTTACTTTTCACAACTTTGGAGTCTTGATGGTCCACAGCCACACTCAGCATCTTCTGCACATCCTCAAAGACCTAAAACGCAATCCGTAAAACATCGGTGAGAAATACGTTGACTGGAGAAGGGGGATGAGTGAGCCTAGCAGAGGTACAGTATGCAAGTCATAAGTATGTCTCAAATTTTAACGCAAGAAAATCAAAGTCAATTTGAGTTCCCACTAAACGTAAAACAATTCTAGTAACTTCACACATTTGCAATGTTGCACTCAGTATACATAGGCATGGTAATTTGCTGTACTAACACAGCAGTGTTCATGTTCGAGCTCGAATAAACTCAAACGTCACGAATAGTTAGTCAAAATCGCGTCAGGTCTTTCATCAGGTTTAGCCAAGCAAGTCCTAAAATTGCCGACTCAATCTGGGTCGTGACCGGAAGCCTCCACCTATGGATTCAAGTCATGATCCCCTACCTGGATGTTCAGCTCAAAAGCTTTGACGGCCTCCTCCAGGACGCCGTTTCTCTGCTCCTCGCTCAGCTCCAGCACATTCATGCGGCTCCGGTAGAGCTGCTTGAAAAGGTTGGGGCTGGACACGCCCGGAAAAGCGAAGAAGGACAGACCCTCGCCGCTTCTCAGGCCCATGGATTTCTGGGCGATGCGGCCGAGGACCTGGCCACCAGACAGGTCGCCCAGGTAACGGGTGTAAGCGTGGGCCACCAGAAACTCTGGGTTCTTCTCCCCAATCTGAAAATCAGATTGCACGGATGAGCATCATATCATGGAGGTAAACGCGTGCTCAGCAAGAAACTGACCTCGCGGAGTCTGTCACAGTATCTTCTTGTAGCCGCAGGTACAACGATCCTCTCCTTCCAGTCTGGACCGTAGAAGTAGTCCAGGTCTTTCTCAATGGACTCCAGCCTGGCTAGCTCAGATGGGAAGTAAATAGGCTCCACGGCGGGGTGGTTGGAGTTCCTGTCCAGCTCATCTTCCAAGGTCTGGTAGATCTCACGGAGGGAGCTGAGCAAAAGCTGAGGAATGAGGAAGGCGGTGAGTTGATGTTCTCTGAGTATGAAGAGTAGAGTTTGAAAAGTGTTGTTACTTTATACTGCGGCTTGGTGACTTGCCCCTTCTGGAAGCTCAACATTAACTCTGTGTTCTCTGCCCTCATATGACTCTCCATGGTCACAtttttgatttgttctgacagaTCCCTGCAGGGGGGAAATACAATAATTAGTGTCATGACCATCCACGTTGAAGTCGTGCTTCATGCAACATGACAGCAAAGGTTTGTAGTGATGAGCTATTTGTCAAGTTATAATACTTTGAGTTGTCAAATCAGTGCCTTGATCTCATCCAAGAAGACTTTGCTTTTGTCTGGCTGAAGATAAAAGGCAAAGCAACTGCAACTGAGGGCCTGGATGTCTTTGTGAAACGCAACTCAAAGAGTTATGTCTTCATTTTTTGACAAAACTAACGATAATTGaggaatgcattttttaaaatgcaggcCCCTACATGGCTGCAACAAATTTTCATTCACAATAAATGGCTCTATTTACAATGTCACGCGACTGAAATACTTATGAATGCTTTTCACAAAATGTCTGTCAATCCTAAGTgctaaatgtcatatttttgtgaaCGCTCTTAACTCCACATGTTGATCTTTTTATTTCACAGTCATCCAGGTGGTGTGCAAAGACAACATCATTAAAACTGTCATTGACCAGATATTTCTGACTGTCTAACATGAAGGCGGTCATAAATACTTTATGTATATGATGggcataaataaacaaaaatcagcACATGCAAAGCTGTATACAACCCACATTCAAATCTATTGGCTACTGAGATCAATCAAATCAATTCTTACTTTTCTGCTCTTTGCATCTTCTGCGTCTCCATTGTGTTGCTCTTTTTCTCAGTCAGTAGTCACCGGCTTTGCTGTGATTGTCTTTGTCGAGCTTGAGCCATCCTACTCTGCTTTTAtacactcctcctcctcttccctccCACTGCAGGAATGAAAATAGGAAGGTAGGTCAGCACAAACCACTTAACATGATTCAGCAACTTGGGCCCTAGGGAAGAGAGAGAGTGGAAAAGTTGAGCAATGGCCTGGAATAACAGGAGGCCCGAGTGCTAAACATGACGCATCATTTGGTGTTCAGCACTTGTTCATTGTGGACTAACGCTAAACATGACAAAGGGATTTGGCACTAGGAAGGGCCTCTGATGCAATATTTGACTCCTTGTAACTGATCAAACTGAGCTAGACCAAATACAAAGCCTCAATGGCCCCATCTGCAAGGCAGAAAGACCGTAAATTTATTATAATGGGATTTAATTTAGTTAACTTAAAGTTATGTTGTTGGGTAATATCTAAATCTGCACATTCCTATTTGATTTCTTTGTCAAATGAATGTTCATATGCTGATTTAATAACGATTCAAACAACAAGCTACTCACCAGTTACTCAATACTTCATGTTTCACTGAATACTTAGTCTTATTCaagtaattatttaaaaatgtttttttactgtaatcATATTAAGTAAAGTTATTAAATTGAATAACAGTACTGGAACGAAAGTGCAGTTTTTGGCTACCGCGTCTGATTACATGACACCATTTACTACGTTCCTATTAGCAagggctttggcgccatcttttAACAACTTGTGccttgcaaaaggaaaaaaaaacaaaaaagcaacattaATTTGCAAATAACTACAAATATGCACCGTTAAACAAAGTGATAGCGTCACTTTGTACATAAATGGATTCATGTATCAACAATTGAGAGCACACGCTCTTACACACATTTTAcatataatgtgttttttttcttttttactgtcTATTCCTGTTCCTTGtcatttgggggtttttttgttatgtTGGCACACAAGTACAACAAGACAGCAATATAAACTCAgggaaacataaataaaaaggaaagcCACGTCATCGAAAGGCGCTAACAAATATTGTGTAATTAAGGTTAATATACTACTGAGAGTGTATATGTAGTGAACACCGCTGAAGGGTGTTAGCTCATTTAATTACAATACAGTTACTGCACCTTTAAGAACTTCAAGTCAAgtacatctttattgtcaaatgtgctttatGTTACTTGACTAAAGATTGCCGACCCACTGCAAGCATTGCTATTCGTTATTTATTGACATGCTTTGCTCAAACACTCGCACTctttacacattaaaaaaaacactcacaggATGACTATGACTCATCCTGAATTGACTCTTGTTTTTAAGACTAGTAACTGACCTCTGATCAGCCTACGCAGGGTGAGTGCCTAACCTGACTCAGCAGAAAGCCAAGCGCTAAACGTTagtcagcgccccccccccttttctttctTGAACTTTAAATAAAATTATGAATAACGACTTTAAAATAGTGCAATATAACTACACACTTAAAACGAATAAAGTTGCTTCGAACACCCTCTTTTCGAAATAACCGCAACCCGCCCCCTTCATTTTTCTTCAGGCACAAAGGCAGATGACCGTGAACTTGACCCAGTGTATTTCGGACCCTATTTTCCTTCAGGCACATTCAAAGGACACATTGTTAAACGTCAAAACTCTTGCTTTAAAATGGCTGCAATTATGTGCCTTTTGACTTGTATTCCTCGGCCTGTTTGTCCAAGATGAATGAACCCAGAGGAGCTGACCAACATTCTTACGTGAACATGAACGACTGTGAAGAAGCACACTTGTGTGTGGAGGAATGTAACACCACCATGCCTTACAAAGTGAGTTTGTCCCCCCTGCAAACATGGGCTCGTGCAGTTAACTTTCGGTAGACATTTGGAGTGTGACCCGTTCGCGTTTGCTTTGTCATTTCATGGTTATGCATGACATACAACACTGTCAAACATTGGAGAAATAATAAATGTCGACAGTCGGAGATTCAAATTTTCATTCATGTtgaacactagagggcagtattGTTCATCTAATTCTCATTGGGTAATTTTTCTCGTTTTATTCAACAGTTTTATGCTCAGGAACGTGGCAGTTCTGGAATGGAGTTAACCAATGAAAAGCACAACGAGGCAGACTGCAGGCCTCACCTCTTCATTACTGCTCCTGGTTCAGCGACGGCCATCCCAATGACCGTCAGCACCACGCTGAGTCCTGCTGTGCCCAGGCCCACAAGGGACATAGTTGGTCCCGTTGCGTGCATGTGCGAACCCATGGGCTCCGTATGGGACGCAATGGAATCTACAAGACCTGCTTCCTCTGTTCCTGTTCGTGTTGCTGCTCACCTACATCTCCTCGGAGAAGCCTTGTTGCTGATTGGACACCTCCTTAAGGGGAAAAACGTGAGTACTGTACATCCTGACTGACGGGATATAGTAAGTGTGTACCTTGTCACTTGTTTAACAATTTCACTTGCCTGACTTCTGTGGAGGCCGCGTAGATTCAGTTCCAACTTGCTGACTACGGTATGCGTGAGTGTGATCATTTCTCTGTCTCTTACAAGGTTTTTATAGTTAAtgaaaactaacaataacactaaaatttaaagaaaataaatttgaaaaggttttttttaaaaatgcaaacaaactggATGATCAGTTCATAAAACGCAGTGAAGGTCAAGTAATGTCATATATGAGCTTTTgaagttcattttaaatgtatttatttcggtTTGTGCTTTGCTGTATGTCTGcacagaagaaggaaggtcaaatAGTCATATAAGAACTGTAGTTTACTTTCTTGCACAATAGTTGGTGCAATCGACAAATActcctcttgtgtgtgtgtgtgagacaaaaaATAATACTTAACAGTAATTaagttacaaataaaaaaaattaggtCTCGGCATCCGCACTGTGATTgagtggcaaccagtccagtttgtAGTCAGCCTTTCGTCCAAAGTCAGCTTGGAGACACTGCAGCTCTCCGCAACCTTTAACAGGATAAGCGGTCTGTTTTGTGTTCACAGAGACCAGTGTGTGTGTCGAGAAGCCTGCTTCTTCTCTTGGACTCTCTGCTGTGTGCACTTGCTCCACTCATGTGCCTCACCTCACTTATAGCAGAGCTGCAGAGCTGCACAGACAACACGCCGGTAAGCGGTGTGCAACACGGACAGTGTAGCACACTTGCTATTGTCAAAGCCTTTTTTGCACATAAGATATCctaaattttatttgtattccttCTTTTAAAGGGTTCTGCTCTGGAAAACATCGCCTATATAATGCCGGGTTTTTGAATGAATCCACTCAGACAACTTCATTTTTGTATGTAATGAATGACGCTCACTTTATGACCACGGTTAGGTTGCACgatatttatttcaaaaaacTATCTTTCTGTTATACACCACTGTGTCAATTAAATTCACCATATTGGTGCTTCAATTGtttgatcattattattatttatttcaaatttttgGGGCGATGTTATAAGGAAGCACAATGGAGTTGCTGTTTGCACAGGCCTCTCAGTCGGGAGGTTCTGGGTTTGGATCTCTGCTCTGACCCTCCTGTGTGGGCTTTGCATATTCTTTGTTGGGTTTTCTTGACAAATTCCCCAGGGTTCATTGAAGATTCGAAATTCTCCGTATGTGTGAAGTGTGAGTCTTTTCGGGTAAAAGTATTAGTTTTCTGAAAATTAGCATCCACTGCATCGGGTGACCTTTGTGTCAGATGCACATTGGACTCTTTTTGAGATGTAAATACTAAATGGATTAAGTTCTTGATCTTCTCGTACCAACTATCTGCtggctcagttcaaacttgacTCTATGCGCACAAGGGCAGTTGGTTGTCAATTGTCGGTAAGTACGACACATGACAGTTACAGACCGTATGTGACATTTTCTAGTTTGCTGAGTGTTGTAATCAGCAAACTAGAAAATCCACAGGCCTTAACAGGCTTAAGGTTACAACACTGGTGAGAAAGTACAGCACACTTTGTGCTAACATCAACACACGCCTTCATTAAACTCTCTTTTTTCAGTATATATTTGTGTTCGATATTGCTCAAATGTCTCTAGTACAAATCAAAACATTCCCATGTTGACATTCAAACAATTATTCGGCAGGAGCAATTAAAATTAGCCATGCAGGTGGTGTTGTGTTTTCTGGGTGTGGTGAAAGTGCCCTGGGATACGCCTCCCGCCTGCGCCTTGTCAAGGAATGCCAAACAGCTTGCAGACTGTGGAACCTGTTATACGCACGTCCTAATGCATCCCCTCCACTTGGGGAGTGGTAAGACGGCAAATGTGTGACTCCTGTATTATGCAAGCCGTTACCTGTGAGTCGACACACACCGAACTGGTGTGGATGAGACACACACTTATGCACCAGCGGCTTCAAGTGAGAAGACGATAACGCCGAAAGCTGCCTTCCAGAGCTCATATTTAAGTGAGTtaccttagattttttttgtttttgttttaactcgTCAGTCTGTGTCTGATCCTCATTCGTTAAGCTTTTCAAACCGGGTTGCTTGAGATTGTTGTATATAGGTCATGTGGTGTAGATCTGTTGGGACAAGAATTTCTCTCACAACAAATGGCTGTCAGGATGAAAAGTTTGTTGGGGGGGACAATTAGAATACTTTGCGTCTGATGTGGTGAATATTAAACTACGATTTGTAGACTTTATATTTGTTATTCTGCAGCAGCTCAAGCTTGAGAATGCACAATGTGCCTAACTTTGGAATTGTGTAAAGCTTGTATTAAATTGCACGTTCATTATGGATCGATTTGTAACATTTTCCGTGCATTTGCACCGGTCAAAAAAACGGAATTTGAATGCAGTAGAATGCGGCCAGGCAGGACTGGCAAGGTGTTGCACATATGaaccgaatttaaaaaaagaacaacaacaaagaatgcAGCAGGGAAAAAATAGTGACTGGCTGTCCATATAAACTCACACATGAAAGAGAAACTCATCAGTAAGACTGGATCATCAAGGTTTGGTTGAGATCTACTTGTTCATAACATCAACGAAGATTTAACTGCCGTAAATGACTCATCTGTACAAAAATGTGACAGTAGAACTGTGTCCATACAAAAACAAGACTGATAAATCACCGATTTGTTTGGGTTTAAAAACTGTTATCGTAGGAAACTGTGGTGGAAGCACTTTGGCCCTCACAGTTGAAAGGTTTTGTGTTTTAACCACTGCAAATCTGGCATGGGATGTCCAAGGTAGTCTGACTTGcacctacattccaaaaacatgcgcggtagGTTCAGTGACGGGACTGAAgtgtcacatacagtataaagaCCTTTGAAACTCGACCTGAACACAAAGAGTCTTTGAGGCTTCATGCTATCTTGAATCGCATCAAATTAGGCCGTTCAACCTTCAGGATTTGTGTGACTTTTGAGGCACGTCTTTACAAACATTGGTCGGTTTTGAGTGTTAAATTGAGGGAAGTAATCAGCCATAACAAGCTAAATGTAACGAATATTTTGAATGGCACCCCACAATGCAGCACAGCTATTGTGTGGGATGTTGTGGcaattttaggcaaaaaacaaagataCCTGAAGCACACTGCCAACGATGTTTATGCGGTGCAAAACAAGACTGCAAATACGGTGTAACCTgaggtaattatttttttaaaaatcttgaatTATCGAATTGTTAGAAAACCAAGATTACGtcgtattttaaaatgtttcaatttttgTCACCCTGCGCAGCCAAGCATAATGCACATGCCAGAAATTGTCGCTGAACACGCCTTTGGCAGAGCTCCTAGTCAGCCCTGTTTGCTCTTTTCTTCCAGCCATGAGTATGCACATGCAGCACTTCGACTCGACGTATCCGGAGCTGAGGCTGGTGCTGCTGGGCAACATCGGATGCGGCAAGACGTCGTCGGCCGACACCATCCTGAGCCAGCTGACGGACATGTCCACGGCGACGCCCCGGAGCATCCAGCTGCGCAAGGACTTTGCCGAGGGCAGGATGGTGACCCTGGTGGAGACTCCCAGGTGGTACTGGAACGGTATGGAAATGGACGAGGGCGTGAAGAAGGAGACTGAGCGAGCCATGACCCTGCTGGCGCCCGGTCCTCATGCCGTTCTGCTGCTGGTGCCTGTCAGCCAGTTCACAGAGGTTGGTTCTATGATCATCTCGATCAGGGAggactttgttctttttttttgtttatttgtttgggtTTGCAAGGATATTCCCATTCAATTTTGAACACGTCCGTACATGATAATGATAacattgctcctttttttttttaaatcaaatcccAAATTGAATTTGGCTGGTTGATTTCCAATGCATCGGAAACACAAATTACCACCCTAAAAAACACCACATGCTCTGTGATTGTGGGACTCCAT encodes:
- the LOC127613425 gene encoding heme oxygenase-like encodes the protein METQKMQRAEKDLSEQIKNVTMESHMRAENTELMLSFQKGQVTKPQYKLLLSSLREIYQTLEDELDRNSNHPAVEPIYFPSELARLESIEKDLDYFYGPDWKERIVVPAATRRYCDRLREIGEKNPEFLVAHAYTRYLGDLSGGQVLGRIAQKSMGLRSGEGLSFFAFPGVSSPNLFKQLYRSRMNVLELSEEQRNGVLEEAVKAFELNIQVFEDVQKMLSVAVDHQDSKVVKSNSALQSSVMGAPLFRMLLGILVAVVTMGICMS